In Synechococcus sp. KORDI-52, one genomic interval encodes:
- the pstB gene encoding phosphate ABC transporter ATP-binding protein PstB → MTTLQQPQATESHNRDVALSLQNVTISYGNFEAVKNVYCEIPRGKVTAFIGPSGCGKSTVLRSLNRMNDLIEGCSLKGSILFGGVDLYGPKIDPVEVRRRIGMVFQQPNPFPKSIYENIAFGARINGYSGDMDELVERSLRQAAVWDECKDKLNESGYSLSGGQQQRLCIARTIAIQPEVILMDEPCSALDPISTLKIEETMHELKKSFTIVIVTHNMQQAVRVSDMTAFYNAEAVEGGTGKVGYLVEFNETDKIFNAPQQQATQDYVSGRFG, encoded by the coding sequence ATGACGACTCTTCAACAGCCCCAAGCAACCGAGTCCCACAACAGGGACGTCGCTCTTTCCCTGCAGAACGTCACGATCAGCTACGGCAATTTCGAAGCCGTCAAAAACGTCTACTGCGAGATTCCTCGTGGCAAAGTGACAGCCTTCATTGGCCCATCCGGCTGTGGAAAGTCCACGGTGCTTCGTTCCTTGAACCGAATGAACGATCTGATCGAAGGTTGCTCACTCAAGGGAAGCATCCTTTTTGGAGGTGTTGACCTCTACGGGCCCAAGATTGATCCCGTGGAAGTGCGCCGCAGGATCGGGATGGTGTTCCAACAACCCAATCCGTTCCCGAAAAGCATCTACGAAAACATCGCCTTTGGTGCTCGCATCAACGGCTACTCGGGAGACATGGATGAGCTTGTAGAGCGTTCCCTCCGCCAGGCGGCGGTTTGGGATGAATGCAAAGACAAGCTGAATGAGAGCGGGTATTCGCTGTCCGGCGGACAGCAGCAGCGCCTCTGCATCGCGCGCACGATCGCGATTCAGCCGGAAGTGATCCTGATGGATGAACCCTGTTCAGCCCTCGATCCCATCTCAACGTTGAAGATCGAGGAGACGATGCATGAGCTTAAGAAGAGCTTCACCATCGTGATCGTCACCCACAACATGCAGCAGGCCGTTCGCGTCAGCGACATGACCGCCTTCTACAACGCAGAGGCCGTTGAAGGCGGAACCGGGAAAGTGGGTTATCTGGTGGAATTCAACGAGACCGACAAGATCTTCAACGCTCCCCAACAGCAAGCCACCCAGGACTACGTTTCCGGTCGTTTCGGCTGA
- a CDS encoding 2Fe-2S iron-sulfur cluster-binding protein — protein MRPSHRITIHWRQEGRTITHDVPEGEYILHSFEEQGDPLPFSCRNGCCTECAVRVQNGSLDQREAMGLSRELRAKGYGLLCVARAVGPLEAETQDEDEVYELQFGRHFGKGRVTARIPLEEE, from the coding sequence ATGCGCCCCAGCCACAGGATCACGATTCATTGGCGTCAGGAGGGTCGCACCATCACCCACGACGTCCCAGAAGGGGAGTACATCCTGCACAGTTTCGAAGAACAGGGCGACCCACTTCCGTTCTCCTGCAGGAACGGATGCTGCACCGAGTGCGCGGTTCGCGTGCAGAACGGCAGCCTCGACCAAAGGGAAGCCATGGGTCTGTCGCGGGAGCTGAGGGCCAAGGGCTACGGCCTGCTCTGTGTGGCCCGCGCCGTTGGCCCTCTGGAAGCTGAAACCCAGGATGAAGATGAGGTGTACGAGCTTCAGTTCGGACGCCACTTCGGCAAAGGACGCGTCACCGCTCGCATTCCCCTCGAGGAGGAGTGA
- the pstA gene encoding phosphate ABC transporter permease PstA: MTHTLTHNHVEATPDLSYKPFQRRNISSRALSFLAALFAVIAVLPLILVLGYVLVQGGSKISLALLTQLPPPPGLEDGGIANAIVGTLVVTAIAALIAVPVGVGGGVFLAEYSQSGWFAQFIRFGTNVLAGVPSIIAGVFIYGTIVTSRILFGNAYSAVAGGMSLAVLMLPTVIKTTDEGLKLVPDDLRRGALGVGASRFVTVVRITLPAALTPIATGVVLGIARAAGETAPLIFTALFSPFWSDLLTPEGIFAPIATLSVMIYNFAIMPYEFHNELAWAASFVLVVMILALNLFSRWLARFAAK, encoded by the coding sequence ATGACACACACGCTCACCCACAACCACGTTGAGGCAACACCTGACCTCAGCTACAAACCCTTTCAACGCAGAAACATCAGCAGCAGGGCACTCTCGTTCCTGGCGGCCCTGTTTGCTGTCATCGCTGTTCTCCCCCTGATCCTGGTGCTGGGTTATGTGCTCGTGCAGGGTGGAAGCAAAATCAGCCTGGCCCTGCTGACCCAACTTCCACCTCCGCCAGGCCTTGAGGATGGCGGCATTGCCAATGCCATCGTCGGAACGCTGGTGGTCACGGCCATCGCCGCACTGATTGCCGTTCCGGTGGGCGTTGGCGGAGGCGTGTTTCTGGCTGAATACTCCCAGTCGGGATGGTTCGCTCAGTTCATCCGCTTCGGCACCAATGTGCTGGCGGGGGTACCTTCGATTATTGCTGGCGTTTTCATTTACGGCACGATCGTCACCAGTCGAATTCTGTTCGGAAACGCCTACAGCGCCGTGGCCGGGGGCATGTCACTGGCGGTGCTGATGCTTCCGACAGTGATCAAAACCACTGATGAAGGCCTGAAGCTGGTGCCCGACGATCTCCGGCGTGGTGCCCTCGGCGTGGGGGCTTCCCGGTTCGTCACCGTTGTTCGAATCACCCTCCCTGCCGCATTAACCCCGATTGCCACAGGGGTTGTTCTTGGTATTGCCCGAGCAGCAGGGGAAACAGCTCCCTTGATCTTCACTGCTCTGTTCTCACCGTTCTGGTCGGATCTGCTCACGCCGGAGGGGATCTTCGCTCCAATTGCGACCCTTTCAGTGATGATCTACAACTTCGCGATCATGCCCTACGAATTTCACAACGAGCTGGCGTGGGCCGCATCGTTTGTGCTTGTGGTAATGATCCTGGCCCTGAACCTCTTCTCTCGCTGGCTGGCGAGATTTGCTGCCAAATAA